The region ctggaggaggggctgaggaTGCGCACAGGCTGACGCAGCTGCACGTGGCGACACTACCCTGGGGGTCTCTGAGCCCAGGGTTCCTGCAGATCCTTAGGTGCAGGGGCCAAGCATTGGCCACCTAAAACGGCTGCATGGGGTCCTGCATGTCCTTCACTCGTGGGCCACAGTGTTGCCTTCTCCACTCACTTGAGTGTGCCTGGGTTCATTAGGGCTGGCCTGTTGGAAGTGTTTGGGAGTGAGGGTCTCCAGTGACCCTGCATTCTTCCTGGGTGacccaggaaggaaggaggagcccCCTGAGGTGTCTGGGTGATGACGGGGCCTCATCACCTGCATTTCTTCCCACCCATGGTTGTGAAGGTGTGACAGgactgggttggggtggggaggggggttggGTCATGGAGCTGGGAGGCTGCTCCAGGACTGgtaggatgtgggggaggggcctTGCAGAATGCCCCTCTAAGGGAGCCCCCAAGTCCTCACCACACCTGCTTGATGTGGATCCAGGGTGCCAGCCCCCCAGGGCCATCTGTCTCTCCAGGGAGGGCCCTTTTCAACTAACTCTGGGGCCCATAGAGGCACCGAAATCCTGGTGGTGGGTCACTGGAGTTGCATGCCATTAGGAACCCTTTCTGTGGGGCCCTCACAGCCCTTGGGGTGTGGCAGGAGCAAGCCCCTTGCCCCTCCTGTgcccagcccaccacagaggcccaTAGCACACCTAATCATGGTTTATTTCCCAACAGACTCCGTGGGAAGGAGGCTTGTTTAAACTGCGGATGCTTTTCAAAGACGATTATCCATCTTCACCACCGAAATGTAAGTAGAACGAAGTCCTCAGAGGTCATTCAGCTTCAGCCATGTTCCAGCAGGGAGTTCAAAGATCCTCTTCAGAGAGCCTGGGCCTGAGAGCCTGGGTTGTGTCCCATTCTGTCCCAGGGGCAGCTCTGGAGGCTCGGATCCCTACACTAGGCCTAGAAACTGGAGGTGCACGTACCAGGCCTAGTCTCGGATCCCAGCTCTAATCACTGGCAGGCTGCTGGGCCCTTAGTACCCGTCAAGAATGAGGTGCCACCAAGTTCCAGCCCTGGATAGGGACGGACATGCAGAAGGACCAGAGGTCCTCAGGGTTTCGTCACCTGGTAGAATTTCCTTGCTGTGTTTTGCTACGTGTGCAGCCTGGATGGATAGTGTGCTTGTGCCTGCAGAGAAGGCGGCTGCATCTGAGGTAGTGCTGTGGCCACAGTGTTATGATGCAGTTTAGCAAAACTCAGGAGGTGCCCCAGATGCTCCCCTTTGGTAGCTGGAAATCCACTGACATTGTCTGTGGCTGGTTCACTGAGCGTGTCAGCACATGCCCCAGCGTGTGAAGGGTGCCCAGCGTGTGCTGGGGCCAGACTGCCAGCGTTTACTCTAGAGGTCGGTAATTAATGGGAGAGAAGCATGTTGTCCATTAGAATGGCATGACCAGAAGAATTCCTAAGGCTAACAGTTAACCACTGGGGGGGAGGCTTATTTCATTTGGGgtgatttttgctattttttttcccatgtgaAGGTATTACTTTGAAGAATGTCTTAATTAAGAAACGAGACTGTTGACGTTATCTCTGTCGTTTCACTTTTATTCTTGGTGTCCCATGTTCTTTTTGTTCCTGTTTCTCCTTTACTGTCTGTCCTATCTTGTACTGAGTGAATTTTCTAGTATAACACTTCATTATTTTCAATGACTTTTTagctatatttttatttccttaatagtTCATTTAGGGCTTTCAACATACTATCTTTATCATAATATACTTTAGATTTTTACTAACTGAATTGTAATGAAATATAGAGACTTTACTACATAGGCCCTGTTTTCTTGGCCTCAGCCTCCTGAAGGAGACCTTCTGTTAGGTTGAGCTAGGGAGGAGCACATGTGGCTCCAATGTCACAAACTCACTACTTTCAGCAAGATTATCTTAAACATGTTTCCATTTgctgttaagaaaaaataaaaaaatcagagaaattgCAGCTTTCATCACTTCTGTTCCACATTATATTGGAATTCCAGACACAGCCAGGCAAGAGTTGGAAGAAAGCCCAAGACTGTAGACACACTCAAAGTCTGTTCTAAGATTGCTGAATAAAAGATTAATTCACAAAAACCTATTTTCGTGTAATTGCAACAAATGAAAGCTTTTAAACTGTACCATCTTCAGTAGCATCTAATGCCATAGAATAAATCCCACAGAAGATGCTCAAGACCTCCCTGCTGGAAATGATAAGAGTTCCTGCAAGGATCAAGCGTGGCCTGCATCCCTGACGAGACGGGCCATGTGTGGGAGTCGGAAGATGATGCGTGCCCATGTCAATTCTCTCCGAGCTCTTTCAGGGATTTGGTGTGTCCCAATCACAATAGTTTGtttcggttttttgttttttggttgtcaCATACATTCTAAAACATAGGGAATGCAGAGTACAGAGAACACTGTGACCACTGGAGATCGGGGAGGAATGGGGGCGGTGAGGCCCAGGCCAAGGCTTGTAGATAAGAGCACCCGGCCCGTCAGCAGGACAAGACGGAAACCGGATTGAGACCTGCTACAGGGACACAGTGATTGAGATGCAGCCCTGCAGAGCAGAGTCCAGAAATGCCACTCATGCACGGGGCTTGGTTGGTGACAGAGGTGGCATTTCGAAGCATGGGGTGAGGGTGGTCTTCTAATGGATGGACTGGGTCTTCTCGGAGCCCACCCAGTGGAAAGTACAGCTTTAGAGGCAGGCTGAAAAACCTCTCCATCACTTGGATGGGCAGAGTTCTTAACCAGGGAAACACAAAAAGTGCTGCTCTatcaaggagaaaaatgataCACGGGACTGCATTGGATTCAAGACCATCTCTTCGCCCAGAAGGCACCAGTGAGAGTGAAAAGGAGGGAAGATTGGATGTGTTCATCAGTACTTACCCTGAATATGTCAAGAGCGTGTACAAGTCAGTAAGAAAAAGCTACTACTAGTAGCTAACTACTGCTAGGTCAGACAGGCCCTTCACAAAGGAGGCTCTCCACCGAGCCAGTCGGCACAGGAAAAGGTACCTCGCTTCATCCCTGGATGATTGCAGGTTACAACCACGGTGCGAACGGGCAGGCCCCAGGGAAGAAGAGGGTGCTACAGCTCTGGTGTCAGTTTTGGACGTTTCCCTTGGAAACTTCCTGGCTTATGTACCAAAGCTACCCTATGTCTGCCCTTACACCTGCTGTTCACCAAGTAGATACCCAGCAtgggtgcatgtgtgtgcactgaAAGTCACAgcaaaagctggggacagccaaGGTGTCCATTCACAATAGAATAGACAAGTAAGCAGTGGAACAGTGCTGAAGAGAGGAGGAATGGTCTGCACACATTCACGACATGAATAAGGCTCTCAGACACCAAGGTGCTGGACGAGGTTCCTCTTGTGGAGGTCAGCAGTCCATCTGATGGGCAGTGTTAGGAGTCAGAGGGGTGACTTTTCCATgcagagggaaggcagccagTGACTCGAGAGGGAGTGAGGGTCTTGGGGGATGCTGGTgttcattgagcatcttttccagGTGAGAAACAAGATTGATAGCTCAGCTTAAGTTAAAATTAGGAACTCAAGTTCACCAAAAGGTACAATTGAAAATAGCAGAAAGATGAACTCAGAGAAGGTATTTGGGAGACAAATAACTGATAATGGGCCTGTGTCCTGTATATATAAAGAGTATCTGCAAATCAACAAGAAAAGCTTGTAGAGGTTTAAACAAGAGCTGCTTCAAAGCAGCACCCAGTGTGTCACAGGAAATGAAAGGTGATCTTTCAGGGGAATGCAGATCAGAACCACAAGAGGCAACCACCATCCTTGATTAGAGTGGCTAAATTCCATAGCTGACACCACAGGTTGGCAATGTCACGAGGCTGTTGGAGACTCAGACCTGCTGGTGGGATGTATATTGACACAGCTACTGTGGAAGCCAGCAGTTAACCTACTGAAGTCCAAATGCGACCCAGCATTTTCACATGGAAACGCACATGTGTGCTCCACAATTCACATTCAGGGATGCTCACAGCTTCATTTGTAGTAGCTCAGGTGTGCACCCATGGTGTGGCTCatggaatttttttcctgctcttttgtattttcaaattttctatgcgtatttatttcttaaaattaaattggTGGGTGGTTCTGTTTTTTAAGAACATGGGGTCCTAAAAGCCTCTGTTTTGAAGCGGGTTGATCTGCTTTGAAGATGGCCACTCGTTCAGAAGGGCCTCTCGTCTCCTGCCCTGGCTCCTCTGCCAAGACCCTCCTTGCTTGCTACAGCCCCTTCCCATCTCCAGGGTTGGGGCGGTCATCCAGACCACCCTGGGCAGGGTGCCGGGGAGGGCATGGTCTCCCTTCCGAGTCCATCAGGACACCTGctgttcctcctgcctcctcctgcctcagggccagtTTGGTTCCTCTAAGTAGTTCTTGGCCAAAGGCCTGGTGAGCAGCCAGGTGTCCGTGTGGGGAGGTAGGGGCATTGTGGGGGCAGGACGTTACTCAGTAggatgtttccttccttccttgtggtCCAGGCAAGTTTGAACCACCATTATTTCACCCAAATGTGTACCCTTCGGGCACAGTGTGCCTGTCCATCCTGGAGGAAGACAAGGACTGGAGGCCGGCCATCACGATTAAGCAGGTATGTGCGCAAGGCCACCTTGACCCGTTGGGCCCACGGTCCTCAGTAGCTGAGCCCGGTGCCCAGAAAGTTTGCCTTTCGAATGGCTGGTCTCCCAccttgctctgtttttttttttttttttctcttatgcaGATCTTATTAGGAATACAGGAACTTCTAAATGAACCAAATATACAGGATCCAGCTCAAGCAGAGGCCTACACGATCTACTGGTTAGTAGCGACCTGGCCTCACTTGCTGTGACCTCTCATTGGCTTGTATGGCCTCTTGGGAGTCCAGCTGAGGCTGCCCCAGAGAAGGGGAACAGCAGGCCGgggtggaggggcaggcagggacaGGCCTTGATGCTTGAGGCTGCCGGGCCTGCCCTGTTgcggcaggagctgcaggtgTGTGGTGAGCAGGGGCGGGGCAGCAGGAGGCGGAGCTCAGGTGTTGGCCACTCTGAGCTGTAGCCAGGCCTGTGTCTCCATGAGCTCAGCTCAGCGGGAACATACTCCTGGGTgtggaccctggaggagggggtCCAACAGCCCAGCTCTTCCAGGGACCCCAGACCCCCAGCCTTGGCCCTCCTGCTGCCCTCCTGGTCTCCAGCTCCTCTTCCTGGCCCTGCCTGGTTGTGATGCCTCCCATGAGGTGGTCAGCAGGGGAGcagtgctcaggctgctcttggcCACCCCACTGCTGCGATGTCCCCTTCTGGGCACCTGGGTTCCACTCCATGCCTGGCCCTTCCCTGCATGTCACTGTGGCGCCCGTTTGAGTCCTGTGTCCACCGTCCATGCTGAGGTAGATTTGGGGTGAACAGGGGTTAAACCTGGCACTGTGGCCTGGCTCAGTGATCCTCCCCAGGCTGGTCTGGACAGGGTCTTAAGCCAGGCTGAGGGCTCTGACCCCTGCTGCTCCGTCTGCCCATGTTCAGAACCCCAGCCCCACACCTGAGCAGAACGGAGCAACAGAGCATAGGATTTTCTGAGGTCAGTGCTCAGCTGCCCATGAGAGGCTGGGCAGAGGCCCACTCCTTACAGGCTGGCGTCTGAAGGTGGAGGGTGAAGTGGAGGTATACCGAGTCCACCCAAGAGAAGCACCGTGTAGCaagaaataacatttctttcccCAAAAATGGCTTAGGTCCCTGAGCCCAGCCCAGTGTCAGCAAGATGCTCAGTGTTGGCAAGACAGCCCATTGTCAGCCAGGGTGGCAGGAtgctcccaggcagggccaggtcTAACTGCTGGCACCCCGGGCACCTCCAGCAagcccccagccctcctgcccctccagacTTCATCTAGTCTCCTCCCCAGGGCTCCCAGCCAGTGGGACGTGGCTGTCAGTGACTCTAGTGGAGCCTGAGGTCATTTCTGGCAGTGTGCCAGCAGCTCCCTGAGATGTGTCCTGGGTGCCATGCAGTTTCACTGCAGTGTCTCTGCTGGCCCACACCCTTTGTTAATACGGCTATTGGGGTCCATGCTTGAGCTGAGCCCTTGAGACAGGCATGGGGCCCATAGATTTGAGacatcccctccctgccccgaGAGCTCCAGGCGTGGTGCTGTGTGCTAGGTCTTACTGAGTTCCCTGTTTGGTGGTGTGTCGGTGGCATTATGTGGCCGTGGTGCCATGGAGGCTCTTCCTGGTTGTGTGGTTGGT is a window of Vicugna pacos chromosome 18, VicPac4, whole genome shotgun sequence DNA encoding:
- the UBE2I gene encoding SUMO-conjugating enzyme UBC9, translated to MSGIALSRLAQERKAWRKDHPFGFVAVPTKNPDGTMNLMNWECAIPGKKGTPWEGGLFKLRMLFKDDYPSSPPKCKFEPPLFHPNVYPSGTVCLSILEEDKDWRPAITIKQILLGIQELLNEPNIQDPAQAEAYTIYCQNRVEYEKRVRAQAKKFAPS